From one Triticum aestivum cultivar Chinese Spring chromosome 4B, IWGSC CS RefSeq v2.1, whole genome shotgun sequence genomic stretch:
- the LOC123090074 gene encoding uncharacterized protein, producing MDEISEELEALQTELTVLGLKEDKMQDQIDQVNTRLQIVESLEKQLGKVELLVENNSKVQQDIFAILREMRAEKPPSPVPQASASLVVQPSIQPQTQPDPGATTANSTGETLTTPQGQQTQLLNSLTGRNVSQQTPPVVITAMQHQTDRAMQFLKSISKGPKIDFPTFSGDNPLGWIRQVNKYFQLAQIPDECKVDLALTYIVGRADNWVRSARMENNRLPWPDFCRALCDRFAESSIYEILEKFHSLKQNTMSVAAYTDKFEEVMAVVRDEHPYLQENYYIVSFVNGLKPSIRCNLRPQRPTTLSQAYWLARDYESGLQAKYLSYINHQEKQSQTHSGQSKTTILPAPNLQIPPPAAAIRKPGVCWRCNGPWVPGHKCKQSPALHAIVSENEPKDMSPEEEAQLAVLTAEWQFTELIDKCMHISAQAVSGDSSESTIAVSIFLGGKKGVALIDTGSTNTFIDLKFSLKANCQLVNTPTQKVTVAGGGSLNSGAVAPNTNFKIYNEDFSNDLTVLDFQGYDIVLGCDFLKKHSPLSMDFDARTATINKDKTQSVTFADCTVAQPPKLISAEKAEKLCSQGAVGFAMSLQFMTQVSNYSCISTQPEPKITEEPLPVLEQYKELFTEPTNLPPTRECDHTIPLKEDTTPPNVRPYRVPHLQKNEMEQQIQLLLSRHIIQHSMSPYASPAILVRKKGGTWILCIDYRKLNAQTVKNKFPIPVIEDLLDELHGAAIFSKLDLRSGYHQIRMKTEDVHKTAFRTYSGHFEFLVMPFGLTNAPATFQALMNKIFAPYLRKFVLVFFDDILIFSKTPEEHKEHLALVMELLKKHQLFLNQAKCTFGTPTVEYLGHVLSAQGVATDPDKISAIKQWPIPSTTTELRSFLDLAGYYRRFIKDCGLICRPLHDLLKKDAFLWPPYKQKLLRN from the coding sequence ATGGACGAGATCTCAGAAGAGCTCGAAGCCTTGCAGACTGAGTTGACCGTGCTGGGCTTGAAGGAAGATAAGATGCAAGATCAAATCGATCAGGTGAACACGCGCCTTCAGATAGTTGAATCCTTGGAAAAGCAATTGGGAAAGGTTGAGCTCTTGGTCGAGAATAATTCCAAGGTACAGCAAGACATCTTCGCCATACTACGTGAAATGCGAGCAGAGAAACCTCCCTCCCCTGTTCCCCAAGCGTCTGCTTCTTTGGTTGTTCAACCCAGCATACAACCACAGACCCAACCGGATCCAGGGGCCACAACAGCAAATTCCACAGGAGAAACTCTTACCACGCCACAGGGACAGCAAACGCAACTGCTAAACAGTTTGACAGGCAGAAATGTCAGTCAGCAAACTCCACCAGTAGTGATTACTGCGATGCAACACCAAACTGACAGAGCAATGCAGTTTCTGAAGAGCATTTCCAAAGGTCCTAAGATAGATTTCCCTACTTTCAGCGGGGATAATCCCTTGGGATGGATCAGACAAGTCAACAAATATTTTCAGCTGGCTCAAATTCCTGATGAGTGCAAAGTGGATTTAGCATTGACGTACATTGTTGGGAGGGCTGATAATTGGGTCAGGAGTGCTAGAATGGAAAATAATAGATTACCATGGCCAGATTTTTGCCGAGCATTATGTGACAGGTTTGCAGAATCTAGCATTTATGAAATACTGGAAAAATTCCATAGCCTCAAACAGAACACTATGTCAGTAGCTGCTTATACTGATAAGTTTGAGGAAGTAATGGCAGTGGTTAGGGATGAACATCCATACCTGCAAGAAAACTATTATATAGTGAGCTTTGTCAATGGACTTAAACCCAGCATCCGATGTAATTTGAGACCACAAAGACCTACTACTCTAAGCCAGGCATATTGGCTTGCCAGAGACTATGAAAGTGGACTGCAGGCAAAATATCTGTCTTACATCAACCACCAAGAAAAACAGTCTCAAACTCACTCTGGACAGTCCAAAACTACTATCCTGCCAGCTCCTAACTTACAAATCCCTCCTCCAGCAGCAGCTATAAGGAAACCAGGGGTTTGTTGGAGATGCAATGGACCTTGGGTTCCTGGTCATAAGTGCAAACAATCTCCTGCACTACATGCCATTGTTAGTGAGAATGAACCTAAAGATATGTCACCTGAAGAAGAAGCACAATTAGCAGTACTAACTGCAGAATGGCAATTTACAGAGCTAATAGATAAATGTATGCACATCTCTGCACAAGCTGTATCAGGGGACTCCTCTGAATCCACTATAGCAGTGAGCATTTTTCTGGGAGGAAAAAAAGGAGTAGCCCTAATAGATACTGGGAGCACTAATACATTCATTGATCTCAAATTTTCCCTGAAGGCTAATTGCCAATTGGTCAATACCCCAACTCAAAAAGTGACAGTGGCTGGTGGTGGTTCTTTAAATTCAGGAGCTGTTGCACCGAACACTAATTTCAAAATATACAATGAGGACTTCTCCAATGATCTAACAGTGTTAGATTTCCAAGGCTATGATATTGTTTTAGGGTGTGATTTTCTGAAAAAGCACAGCCCTCTATCAATGGACTTTGATGCAAGAACTGCCACTATCAACAAGGACAAGACACAGTCTGTAACATTTGCAGATTGTACAGTGGCACAACCACCTAAGCTCATTTCTGCAGAAAAAGCAGAGAAGTTATGTTcacagggagcagtgggttttgcAATGAGTCTCCAATTTATGACCCAAGTCAGTAACTATAGTTGCATATCTACCCAGCCTGAGCCAAAGATTACAGAGGAACCCTTGCCAGTTTTGGAACAATATAAGGAATTGTTCACAGAACCAACTAATCTGCCACCCACCAGAGAATGTGACCACACCATTCCTCTTAAAGAAGATACCACACCCCCCAATGTGAGACCATACAGAGTCCCTCATTTACAGAAAAATGAGATGGAACAGCAAATTCAACTGTTGCTTTCCAGGCACATAATTCAGCACAGCATGAGCCCATATGCTTCTCCTGCTATCCTTGTCAGAAAAAAAGGAGGAACTTGGATACTTTGCATAGACTACAGGAAATTGAATGCACAAACAGTTAAAAACAAGTTTCCTATACCTGTCATAGAGGACCTCCTAGATGAGTTACATGGAGCAGCTATCTTCAGCAAATTGGACTTGAGATCTGGTTATCATCAAATTAGAATGAAAACTGAAGATGTTCACAAAACTGCATTTAGAACTTATTCTGGACATTTTGAGTTCTTGGTtatgccctttggcctcaccaatgcacctgctaccttccaggCCTTGATGAACAAAATCTTTGCACCCTATTTGAGGAAATTTGTGTTGGTATTctttgatgatatactaattttCAGTAAGACTCCAGAAGAACATAAGGAACATCTGGCCTTAGTAATGGAATTGCTCAAAAAACACCAGCTCTTTTTAAATCAAGCAAAATGCACCTTTGGTACTCCTACTGTGGAATATCTTGGACATGTTCTTTCTGCTCAGGGGGTTGCTACAGACCCTGACAAAATCTCAGCTATAAAACAATGGCCAATACCATCTACAACAACTGAATTAAGAAGTTTCCTGGATCTGGCAGGTTACTACAGAAGATTTATAAAGGACTGTGGCCTCATTTGTAGACCACTCCATGATCTTCTAAAAAAGGATGCATTTCTATGGCCCCCCTACAAACAGAAGCTTTTGAGAAATTGA
- the LOC123091942 gene encoding probable gamma-aminobutyrate transaminase 3, mitochondrial isoform X2, whose translation MMRSSAVASEEPPAVLLPPPTTRVPPDLNKFKGHGMLAPFAVVWQSNDVHPLVIERFEGSYVYDINGNKYPDSLVGLWYTTLDSRIRF comes from the exons ATGATGAGAAGCAGCGCCGTCGCTTCTGAGGAGCCGCCGGCCGTTCTTCTTCCTCCACCGACGACACGTGTACCTCCAGATCTCAACAA GTTTAAGGGGCATGGCATGTTGGCACCATTCGCTGTTGTATGGCAGAGCAATGATGTGCATCCATTGGTTATTGAGAGATTTGAG GGTTCTTATGTTTATGACATCAATGGGAATAAATATCCAGATTCTCTAGTAGGACTGTGGTATACAACTTTAG ATTCTCGAATACGTTTCTGA
- the LOC123091942 gene encoding probable gamma-aminobutyrate transaminase 3, mitochondrial isoform X1, producing MMRSSAVASEEPPAVLLPPPTTRVPPDLNKFKGHGMLAPFAVVWQSNDVHPLVIERFEGSYVYDINGNKYPDSLVGLWYTTLVWGFGILLAT from the exons ATGATGAGAAGCAGCGCCGTCGCTTCTGAGGAGCCGCCGGCCGTTCTTCTTCCTCCACCGACGACACGTGTACCTCCAGATCTCAACAA GTTTAAGGGGCATGGCATGTTGGCACCATTCGCTGTTGTATGGCAGAGCAATGATGTGCATCCATTGGTTATTGAGAGATTTGAG GGTTCTTATGTTTATGACATCAATGGGAATAAATATCCAGATTCTCTAGTAGGACTGTGGTATACAACTTTAG TGTGGGGTTTCGGCATTCTCTTGGCCACCTGA